In a single window of the Bos javanicus breed banteng chromosome 16, ARS-OSU_banteng_1.0, whole genome shotgun sequence genome:
- the SYT2 gene encoding synaptotagmin-2 isoform X3, with protein MFLAEGVSAEDCRRAQPGGLRVCAWGPGRPQGVCVGARARVGPVCGASPALRGLVCAAGFLTTVSSPLPVDAPGLDAWPTRLVRVVWGGVLCGEDRRGLCMGATPLLSLMHPVLSAPQDDDDAETGLTEGEGEGEEEKEPENLGKLQFSLDYDFQANQLTVGVLQAAELPALDMGGTSDPYVKVFLLPDKKKKYETKVHRKTLNPAFNETFTFKVPYQELGGKTLVMAIYDFDRFSKHDIIGEVKVPMNTVDLGQPIEEWRDLQGGEKEEPEKLGDICTSLRYVPTAGKLTVCILEAKNLKKMDVGGLSGGRRAAGRRPGHPSPQAAREVGAAPRKGLQGEGRALPGWRAERPPCLQLVLGVPESPWAGRFHVGASHGPGRRMGGVGPRCSLPRTDVTRSPEPLTEPQAAAGHRGNACDHPGPGLAVRGGLRAWPLHPTDPYVKIHLMQNGRRLKKKKTTVKKKTLNPYFNESFSFEIPFEQIQKVQVVVTVLDYDKLGKNEAIGKIFVGSSATGTELRHWSDMLANPRRPIAQWHSLKPEEEVDALLGKSK; from the exons ATGTTTCTTGCTGAAGGAGTCAGTGCAGAGGACTGCAGGAGGGCTCAGCCTGGAGGCCTCAGGGTGTGTGCATGGGGGCCCGGGAG GCCTCAGGGTGTGTGCGTGGGGGCCCGGGCGCGCGTGGGGCCTGTGTGTGGGGCGTCCCCGGCTCTACGCGGGCTGGTCTGCGCTGCGGGGTTTCTCACCAccgtctcctctcctctccctgtggACGCGCCCGGCCTGGATGCCTGGCCCACACGCCTGGTACGTGTTGTCTGGGGTGGCGTCCTGTGCGGGGAGGACCGGCGCGGGCTCTGCATGGGGGCGACCCCCCTTCTGTCCCTGATGCACCCCGTTCTCTCAGCCCCCCAGGATGACGATGACGCGGAGACGGGCCTGAcggagggtgagggtgagggcgaggaggagaaggagccagaGAACCTGGGCAAGCTGCAGTTCTCCCTGGACTACGACTTCCAGGCCAACCAG CTCACCGTGGGCGTCCTGCAGGCCGCAGAACTGCCCGCCCTGGACATGGGCGGCACCTCGGACCCTTACGTCAAGGTCTTCCTCCTTCCagacaagaagaagaaatatgagACCAAAGTCCATCGGAAGACGCTGAACCCCGCCTTCAACGAGACCTTCACCTTCAAG GTGCCATACCAGGAGCTGGGGGGCAAGACCCTGGTGATGGCCATCTACGACTTTGACCGCTTCTCCAAGCACGACATCATCGGCGAGGTCAAGGTGCCCATGAACACGGTGGACCTGGGGCAGCCCATCGAGGAGTGGCGAGACCTGCAGGGcggggagaaggaggag CCGGAGAAGCTGGGGGACATCTGCACCTCGCTGCGATACGTGCCCACAGCCGGGAAGCTCACCGTCTGCATCCTGGAGGCAAAGAACCTGAAGAAGATGGACGTGGGTGGCCTTTCAGGTGGGCGCAGGGCTGCTGGCCGCCGCCCAGGGCACCCGAGCCCTCAGGCTGCAAGGGAGGTGGGGGCGGCTCCCAGGAAGGGGCTGCAGGGCGAGGGGCGGGCTCTGCCAGGCTGGAGGGCTGAGCGACCGCCCTGTCTTCAGCTAGTGCTCGGGGTTCCTGAGTCACCTTGGGCAGGCCGGTTTCATGTAGGCGCGTCTCATGGCCCAGGTCGGAGGATGGGTGGGGTGGGTCCCAGGTGTTCCCTGCCCAGGACAGATGTCACCAGGAGCCCCGAGCCCCTCACCGAGCCCCAGGCTGCGGCGGGTCACCGGGGCAACGCCTGTGACCACCCTGGCCCCGGGCTGGCGGTCCGGGGCGGGCTCAGGGCCTGGCCGCTGCACCCCACAGACCCCTACGTGAAGATCCACTTGATGCAGAACGGCAGGAGGCTCAAGAAGAAGAAGACGACGGTGAAGAAGAAGACCCTGAACCCTTACTTCAACGAGTCCTTCAGCTTCGAGATCCCCTTTGAGCAGATCCAG aAGGTGCAGGTGGTGGTCACCGTGCTGGACTACGACAAGCTGGGCAAGAACGAGGCCATCGGGAAGATCTTCGTGGGCAGCAGCGCGACGGGCACGGAGCTGCGACACTGGTCCGACATGCTGGCCAACCCCCGCCGGCCCATCGCACAGTGGCACTCGCTCAAGCCCGAGGAGGAGGTGGACGCGCTGCTGGGCAAGAGCAAGTAG
- the SYT2 gene encoding synaptotagmin-2 isoform X5, which translates to MFLAEGVSAEDCRRAQPGGLRVCAWGPGRPQGVCVGARARVGPVCGASPALRGLVCAAGFLTTVSSPLPVDAPGLDAWPTRLVRVVWGGVLCGEDRRGLCMGATPLLSLMHPVLSAPQDDDDAETGLTEGEGEGEEEKEPENLGKLQFSLDYDFQANQLTVGVLQAAELPALDMGGTSDPYVKVFLLPDKKKKYETKVHRKTLNPAFNETFTFKVPYQELGGKTLVMAIYDFDRFSKHDIIGEVKVPMNTVDLGQPIEEWRDLQGGEKEEPEKLGDICTSLRYVPTAGKLTVCILEAKNLKKMDVGGLSDPYVKIHLMQNGRRLKKKKTTVKKKTLNPYFNESFSFEIPFEQIQKVQVVVTVLDYDKLGKNEAIGKIFVGSSATGTELRHWSDMLANPRRPIAQWHSLKPEEEVDALLGKSK; encoded by the exons ATGTTTCTTGCTGAAGGAGTCAGTGCAGAGGACTGCAGGAGGGCTCAGCCTGGAGGCCTCAGGGTGTGTGCATGGGGGCCCGGGAG GCCTCAGGGTGTGTGCGTGGGGGCCCGGGCGCGCGTGGGGCCTGTGTGTGGGGCGTCCCCGGCTCTACGCGGGCTGGTCTGCGCTGCGGGGTTTCTCACCAccgtctcctctcctctccctgtggACGCGCCCGGCCTGGATGCCTGGCCCACACGCCTGGTACGTGTTGTCTGGGGTGGCGTCCTGTGCGGGGAGGACCGGCGCGGGCTCTGCATGGGGGCGACCCCCCTTCTGTCCCTGATGCACCCCGTTCTCTCAGCCCCCCAGGATGACGATGACGCGGAGACGGGCCTGAcggagggtgagggtgagggcgaggaggagaaggagccagaGAACCTGGGCAAGCTGCAGTTCTCCCTGGACTACGACTTCCAGGCCAACCAG CTCACCGTGGGCGTCCTGCAGGCCGCAGAACTGCCCGCCCTGGACATGGGCGGCACCTCGGACCCTTACGTCAAGGTCTTCCTCCTTCCagacaagaagaagaaatatgagACCAAAGTCCATCGGAAGACGCTGAACCCCGCCTTCAACGAGACCTTCACCTTCAAG GTGCCATACCAGGAGCTGGGGGGCAAGACCCTGGTGATGGCCATCTACGACTTTGACCGCTTCTCCAAGCACGACATCATCGGCGAGGTCAAGGTGCCCATGAACACGGTGGACCTGGGGCAGCCCATCGAGGAGTGGCGAGACCTGCAGGGcggggagaaggaggag CCGGAGAAGCTGGGGGACATCTGCACCTCGCTGCGATACGTGCCCACAGCCGGGAAGCTCACCGTCTGCATCCTGGAGGCAAAGAACCTGAAGAAGATGGACGTGGGTGGCCTTTCAG ACCCCTACGTGAAGATCCACTTGATGCAGAACGGCAGGAGGCTCAAGAAGAAGAAGACGACGGTGAAGAAGAAGACCCTGAACCCTTACTTCAACGAGTCCTTCAGCTTCGAGATCCCCTTTGAGCAGATCCAG aAGGTGCAGGTGGTGGTCACCGTGCTGGACTACGACAAGCTGGGCAAGAACGAGGCCATCGGGAAGATCTTCGTGGGCAGCAGCGCGACGGGCACGGAGCTGCGACACTGGTCCGACATGCTGGCCAACCCCCGCCGGCCCATCGCACAGTGGCACTCGCTCAAGCCCGAGGAGGAGGTGGACGCGCTGCTGGGCAAGAGCAAGTAG
- the SYT2 gene encoding synaptotagmin-2 isoform X6, with the protein MRSIFKRNQEPVVAPATTTMPAGPVDNSTESGGVGEGKEDMFAMFKERFFNEIVKLPLPPWALIAIAVVTGLLLLTCCFCICKKCCCKKKKNKKEKGKGAKNAMNMKDMRGGQDDDDAETGLTEGEGEGEEEKEPENLGKLQFSLDYDFQANQLTVGVLQAAELPALDMGGTSDPYVKVFLLPDKKKKYETKVHRKTLNPAFNETFTFKVPYQELGGKTLVMAIYDFDRFSKHDIIGEVKVPMNTVDLGQPIEEWRDLQGGEKEEPEKLGDICTSLRYVPTAGKLTVCILEAKNLKKMDVGGLSDPYVKIHLMQNGRRLKKKKTTVKKKTLNPYFNESFSFEIPFEQIQKVQVVVTVLDYDKLGKNEAIGKIFVGSSATGTELRHWSDMLANPRRPIAQWHSLKPEEEVDALLGKSK; encoded by the exons ATGAGGAGCATCTTCAAGAGGAACCAGGAGCCTGTGGTGGCTcctgccaccaccaccatgccCGCCGGCCCAGTGGACAACTCCACAGAGAGCGGGGGAGTGGGCGAGGGCAAGGAGGACATGTTTGCTATGTTCAAGGAGAGGTTCTTCAACGAGATAGTCAAGCTGCCTC TGCCCCCCTGGGCGCTGATCGCAATTGCCGTGGTCACGGGCCTTCTGCTGCTCACCTGCTGCTTCTGCATCTGCAAGAAGTGCTGctgcaagaagaagaagaacaagaaGGAGAAGGGCAAGGGCGCCAAGAACGCCATGAACATGAAGGACATGCGGGGCGGCCAG GATGACGATGACGCGGAGACGGGCCTGAcggagggtgagggtgagggcgaggaggagaaggagccagaGAACCTGGGCAAGCTGCAGTTCTCCCTGGACTACGACTTCCAGGCCAACCAG CTCACCGTGGGCGTCCTGCAGGCCGCAGAACTGCCCGCCCTGGACATGGGCGGCACCTCGGACCCTTACGTCAAGGTCTTCCTCCTTCCagacaagaagaagaaatatgagACCAAAGTCCATCGGAAGACGCTGAACCCCGCCTTCAACGAGACCTTCACCTTCAAG GTGCCATACCAGGAGCTGGGGGGCAAGACCCTGGTGATGGCCATCTACGACTTTGACCGCTTCTCCAAGCACGACATCATCGGCGAGGTCAAGGTGCCCATGAACACGGTGGACCTGGGGCAGCCCATCGAGGAGTGGCGAGACCTGCAGGGcggggagaaggaggag CCGGAGAAGCTGGGGGACATCTGCACCTCGCTGCGATACGTGCCCACAGCCGGGAAGCTCACCGTCTGCATCCTGGAGGCAAAGAACCTGAAGAAGATGGACGTGGGTGGCCTTTCAG ACCCCTACGTGAAGATCCACTTGATGCAGAACGGCAGGAGGCTCAAGAAGAAGAAGACGACGGTGAAGAAGAAGACCCTGAACCCTTACTTCAACGAGTCCTTCAGCTTCGAGATCCCCTTTGAGCAGATCCAG aAGGTGCAGGTGGTGGTCACCGTGCTGGACTACGACAAGCTGGGCAAGAACGAGGCCATCGGGAAGATCTTCGTGGGCAGCAGCGCGACGGGCACGGAGCTGCGACACTGGTCCGACATGCTGGCCAACCCCCGCCGGCCCATCGCACAGTGGCACTCGCTCAAGCCCGAGGAGGAGGTGGACGCGCTGCTGGGCAAGAGCAAGTAG
- the SYT2 gene encoding synaptotagmin-2 isoform X4 has product MFLAEGVSAEDCRRAQPGGLRVCAWGPGRPQGVCVGARARVGPVCGASPALRGLVCAAGFLTTVSSPLPVDAPGLDAWPTRLVRVVWGGVLCGEDRRGLCMGATPLLSLMHPVLSAPQDDDDAETGLTEGEGEGEEEKEPENLGKLQFSLDYDFQANQVWGQVTTSRRARPRVTRFPAAWRPCILPGPRPRGADRCPLSSQLTVGVLQAAELPALDMGGTSDPYVKVFLLPDKKKKYETKVHRKTLNPAFNETFTFKVPYQELGGKTLVMAIYDFDRFSKHDIIGEVKVPMNTVDLGQPIEEWRDLQGGEKEEPEKLGDICTSLRYVPTAGKLTVCILEAKNLKKMDVGGLSDPYVKIHLMQNGRRLKKKKTTVKKKTLNPYFNESFSFEIPFEQIQKVQVVVTVLDYDKLGKNEAIGKIFVGSSATGTELRHWSDMLANPRRPIAQWHSLKPEEEVDALLGKSK; this is encoded by the exons ATGTTTCTTGCTGAAGGAGTCAGTGCAGAGGACTGCAGGAGGGCTCAGCCTGGAGGCCTCAGGGTGTGTGCATGGGGGCCCGGGAG GCCTCAGGGTGTGTGCGTGGGGGCCCGGGCGCGCGTGGGGCCTGTGTGTGGGGCGTCCCCGGCTCTACGCGGGCTGGTCTGCGCTGCGGGGTTTCTCACCAccgtctcctctcctctccctgtggACGCGCCCGGCCTGGATGCCTGGCCCACACGCCTGGTACGTGTTGTCTGGGGTGGCGTCCTGTGCGGGGAGGACCGGCGCGGGCTCTGCATGGGGGCGACCCCCCTTCTGTCCCTGATGCACCCCGTTCTCTCAGCCCCCCAGGATGACGATGACGCGGAGACGGGCCTGAcggagggtgagggtgagggcgaggaggagaaggagccagaGAACCTGGGCAAGCTGCAGTTCTCCCTGGACTACGACTTCCAGGCCAACCAGGTGTGGGGTCAGGTCACCACCTCCCGGCGAGCGCGGCCCAGGGTCACTCGGTTCCCTGCGGCATGGAGACCCTGCATCCTGCCTGGCCCCCGCCCACGGGGGGCTGACAGGTGCCCGCTCTCTTCACAGCTCACCGTGGGCGTCCTGCAGGCCGCAGAACTGCCCGCCCTGGACATGGGCGGCACCTCGGACCCTTACGTCAAGGTCTTCCTCCTTCCagacaagaagaagaaatatgagACCAAAGTCCATCGGAAGACGCTGAACCCCGCCTTCAACGAGACCTTCACCTTCAAG GTGCCATACCAGGAGCTGGGGGGCAAGACCCTGGTGATGGCCATCTACGACTTTGACCGCTTCTCCAAGCACGACATCATCGGCGAGGTCAAGGTGCCCATGAACACGGTGGACCTGGGGCAGCCCATCGAGGAGTGGCGAGACCTGCAGGGcggggagaaggaggag CCGGAGAAGCTGGGGGACATCTGCACCTCGCTGCGATACGTGCCCACAGCCGGGAAGCTCACCGTCTGCATCCTGGAGGCAAAGAACCTGAAGAAGATGGACGTGGGTGGCCTTTCAG ACCCCTACGTGAAGATCCACTTGATGCAGAACGGCAGGAGGCTCAAGAAGAAGAAGACGACGGTGAAGAAGAAGACCCTGAACCCTTACTTCAACGAGTCCTTCAGCTTCGAGATCCCCTTTGAGCAGATCCAG aAGGTGCAGGTGGTGGTCACCGTGCTGGACTACGACAAGCTGGGCAAGAACGAGGCCATCGGGAAGATCTTCGTGGGCAGCAGCGCGACGGGCACGGAGCTGCGACACTGGTCCGACATGCTGGCCAACCCCCGCCGGCCCATCGCACAGTGGCACTCGCTCAAGCCCGAGGAGGAGGTGGACGCGCTGCTGGGCAAGAGCAAGTAG
- the SYT2 gene encoding synaptotagmin-2 isoform X2, translated as MRSIFKRNQEPVVAPATTTMPAGPVDNSTESGGVGEGKEDMFAMFKERFFNEIVKLPLPPWALIAIAVVTGLLLLTCCFCICKKCCCKKKKNKKEKGKGAKNAMNMKDMRGGQDDDDAETGLTEGEGEGEEEKEPENLGKLQFSLDYDFQANQVWGQVTTSRRARPRVTRFPAAWRPCILPGPRPRGADRCPLSSQLTVGVLQAAELPALDMGGTSDPYVKVFLLPDKKKKYETKVHRKTLNPAFNETFTFKVPYQELGGKTLVMAIYDFDRFSKHDIIGEVKVPMNTVDLGQPIEEWRDLQGGEKEEPEKLGDICTSLRYVPTAGKLTVCILEAKNLKKMDVGGLSGGRRAAGRRPGHPSPQAAREVGAAPRKGLQGEGRALPGWRAERPPCLQLVLGVPESPWAGRFHVGASHGPGRRMGGVGPRCSLPRTDVTRSPEPLTEPQAAAGHRGNACDHPGPGLAVRGGLRAWPLHPTDPYVKIHLMQNGRRLKKKKTTVKKKTLNPYFNESFSFEIPFEQIQKVQVVVTVLDYDKLGKNEAIGKIFVGSSATGTELRHWSDMLANPRRPIAQWHSLKPEEEVDALLGKSK; from the exons ATGAGGAGCATCTTCAAGAGGAACCAGGAGCCTGTGGTGGCTcctgccaccaccaccatgccCGCCGGCCCAGTGGACAACTCCACAGAGAGCGGGGGAGTGGGCGAGGGCAAGGAGGACATGTTTGCTATGTTCAAGGAGAGGTTCTTCAACGAGATAGTCAAGCTGCCTC TGCCCCCCTGGGCGCTGATCGCAATTGCCGTGGTCACGGGCCTTCTGCTGCTCACCTGCTGCTTCTGCATCTGCAAGAAGTGCTGctgcaagaagaagaagaacaagaaGGAGAAGGGCAAGGGCGCCAAGAACGCCATGAACATGAAGGACATGCGGGGCGGCCAG GATGACGATGACGCGGAGACGGGCCTGAcggagggtgagggtgagggcgaggaggagaaggagccagaGAACCTGGGCAAGCTGCAGTTCTCCCTGGACTACGACTTCCAGGCCAACCAGGTGTGGGGTCAGGTCACCACCTCCCGGCGAGCGCGGCCCAGGGTCACTCGGTTCCCTGCGGCATGGAGACCCTGCATCCTGCCTGGCCCCCGCCCACGGGGGGCTGACAGGTGCCCGCTCTCTTCACAGCTCACCGTGGGCGTCCTGCAGGCCGCAGAACTGCCCGCCCTGGACATGGGCGGCACCTCGGACCCTTACGTCAAGGTCTTCCTCCTTCCagacaagaagaagaaatatgagACCAAAGTCCATCGGAAGACGCTGAACCCCGCCTTCAACGAGACCTTCACCTTCAAG GTGCCATACCAGGAGCTGGGGGGCAAGACCCTGGTGATGGCCATCTACGACTTTGACCGCTTCTCCAAGCACGACATCATCGGCGAGGTCAAGGTGCCCATGAACACGGTGGACCTGGGGCAGCCCATCGAGGAGTGGCGAGACCTGCAGGGcggggagaaggaggag CCGGAGAAGCTGGGGGACATCTGCACCTCGCTGCGATACGTGCCCACAGCCGGGAAGCTCACCGTCTGCATCCTGGAGGCAAAGAACCTGAAGAAGATGGACGTGGGTGGCCTTTCAGGTGGGCGCAGGGCTGCTGGCCGCCGCCCAGGGCACCCGAGCCCTCAGGCTGCAAGGGAGGTGGGGGCGGCTCCCAGGAAGGGGCTGCAGGGCGAGGGGCGGGCTCTGCCAGGCTGGAGGGCTGAGCGACCGCCCTGTCTTCAGCTAGTGCTCGGGGTTCCTGAGTCACCTTGGGCAGGCCGGTTTCATGTAGGCGCGTCTCATGGCCCAGGTCGGAGGATGGGTGGGGTGGGTCCCAGGTGTTCCCTGCCCAGGACAGATGTCACCAGGAGCCCCGAGCCCCTCACCGAGCCCCAGGCTGCGGCGGGTCACCGGGGCAACGCCTGTGACCACCCTGGCCCCGGGCTGGCGGTCCGGGGCGGGCTCAGGGCCTGGCCGCTGCACCCCACAGACCCCTACGTGAAGATCCACTTGATGCAGAACGGCAGGAGGCTCAAGAAGAAGAAGACGACGGTGAAGAAGAAGACCCTGAACCCTTACTTCAACGAGTCCTTCAGCTTCGAGATCCCCTTTGAGCAGATCCAG aAGGTGCAGGTGGTGGTCACCGTGCTGGACTACGACAAGCTGGGCAAGAACGAGGCCATCGGGAAGATCTTCGTGGGCAGCAGCGCGACGGGCACGGAGCTGCGACACTGGTCCGACATGCTGGCCAACCCCCGCCGGCCCATCGCACAGTGGCACTCGCTCAAGCCCGAGGAGGAGGTGGACGCGCTGCTGGGCAAGAGCAAGTAG
- the SYT2 gene encoding synaptotagmin-2 isoform X1 produces the protein MFLAEGVSAEDCRRAQPGGLRVCAWGPGRPQGVCVGARARVGPVCGASPALRGLVCAAGFLTTVSSPLPVDAPGLDAWPTRLVRVVWGGVLCGEDRRGLCMGATPLLSLMHPVLSAPQDDDDAETGLTEGEGEGEEEKEPENLGKLQFSLDYDFQANQVWGQVTTSRRARPRVTRFPAAWRPCILPGPRPRGADRCPLSSQLTVGVLQAAELPALDMGGTSDPYVKVFLLPDKKKKYETKVHRKTLNPAFNETFTFKVPYQELGGKTLVMAIYDFDRFSKHDIIGEVKVPMNTVDLGQPIEEWRDLQGGEKEEPEKLGDICTSLRYVPTAGKLTVCILEAKNLKKMDVGGLSGGRRAAGRRPGHPSPQAAREVGAAPRKGLQGEGRALPGWRAERPPCLQLVLGVPESPWAGRFHVGASHGPGRRMGGVGPRCSLPRTDVTRSPEPLTEPQAAAGHRGNACDHPGPGLAVRGGLRAWPLHPTDPYVKIHLMQNGRRLKKKKTTVKKKTLNPYFNESFSFEIPFEQIQKVQVVVTVLDYDKLGKNEAIGKIFVGSSATGTELRHWSDMLANPRRPIAQWHSLKPEEEVDALLGKSK, from the exons ATGTTTCTTGCTGAAGGAGTCAGTGCAGAGGACTGCAGGAGGGCTCAGCCTGGAGGCCTCAGGGTGTGTGCATGGGGGCCCGGGAG GCCTCAGGGTGTGTGCGTGGGGGCCCGGGCGCGCGTGGGGCCTGTGTGTGGGGCGTCCCCGGCTCTACGCGGGCTGGTCTGCGCTGCGGGGTTTCTCACCAccgtctcctctcctctccctgtggACGCGCCCGGCCTGGATGCCTGGCCCACACGCCTGGTACGTGTTGTCTGGGGTGGCGTCCTGTGCGGGGAGGACCGGCGCGGGCTCTGCATGGGGGCGACCCCCCTTCTGTCCCTGATGCACCCCGTTCTCTCAGCCCCCCAGGATGACGATGACGCGGAGACGGGCCTGAcggagggtgagggtgagggcgaggaggagaaggagccagaGAACCTGGGCAAGCTGCAGTTCTCCCTGGACTACGACTTCCAGGCCAACCAGGTGTGGGGTCAGGTCACCACCTCCCGGCGAGCGCGGCCCAGGGTCACTCGGTTCCCTGCGGCATGGAGACCCTGCATCCTGCCTGGCCCCCGCCCACGGGGGGCTGACAGGTGCCCGCTCTCTTCACAGCTCACCGTGGGCGTCCTGCAGGCCGCAGAACTGCCCGCCCTGGACATGGGCGGCACCTCGGACCCTTACGTCAAGGTCTTCCTCCTTCCagacaagaagaagaaatatgagACCAAAGTCCATCGGAAGACGCTGAACCCCGCCTTCAACGAGACCTTCACCTTCAAG GTGCCATACCAGGAGCTGGGGGGCAAGACCCTGGTGATGGCCATCTACGACTTTGACCGCTTCTCCAAGCACGACATCATCGGCGAGGTCAAGGTGCCCATGAACACGGTGGACCTGGGGCAGCCCATCGAGGAGTGGCGAGACCTGCAGGGcggggagaaggaggag CCGGAGAAGCTGGGGGACATCTGCACCTCGCTGCGATACGTGCCCACAGCCGGGAAGCTCACCGTCTGCATCCTGGAGGCAAAGAACCTGAAGAAGATGGACGTGGGTGGCCTTTCAGGTGGGCGCAGGGCTGCTGGCCGCCGCCCAGGGCACCCGAGCCCTCAGGCTGCAAGGGAGGTGGGGGCGGCTCCCAGGAAGGGGCTGCAGGGCGAGGGGCGGGCTCTGCCAGGCTGGAGGGCTGAGCGACCGCCCTGTCTTCAGCTAGTGCTCGGGGTTCCTGAGTCACCTTGGGCAGGCCGGTTTCATGTAGGCGCGTCTCATGGCCCAGGTCGGAGGATGGGTGGGGTGGGTCCCAGGTGTTCCCTGCCCAGGACAGATGTCACCAGGAGCCCCGAGCCCCTCACCGAGCCCCAGGCTGCGGCGGGTCACCGGGGCAACGCCTGTGACCACCCTGGCCCCGGGCTGGCGGTCCGGGGCGGGCTCAGGGCCTGGCCGCTGCACCCCACAGACCCCTACGTGAAGATCCACTTGATGCAGAACGGCAGGAGGCTCAAGAAGAAGAAGACGACGGTGAAGAAGAAGACCCTGAACCCTTACTTCAACGAGTCCTTCAGCTTCGAGATCCCCTTTGAGCAGATCCAG aAGGTGCAGGTGGTGGTCACCGTGCTGGACTACGACAAGCTGGGCAAGAACGAGGCCATCGGGAAGATCTTCGTGGGCAGCAGCGCGACGGGCACGGAGCTGCGACACTGGTCCGACATGCTGGCCAACCCCCGCCGGCCCATCGCACAGTGGCACTCGCTCAAGCCCGAGGAGGAGGTGGACGCGCTGCTGGGCAAGAGCAAGTAG